A genomic segment from Lignipirellula cremea encodes:
- a CDS encoding beta-propeller domain-containing protein, with protein sequence MMHRLPLTALLLCLLVQGAVAQEITHRFLACGQQTYIVNTDGKPDWTWPAATRDGYMLDDGSILLTLSKSKRYSGGAVIKISPAGEESLIWQGTQSEINSAQPTGDDSYVITEAGDDPRLLEVSAAGKIVREFPLACQKTNHHMQTRMARKLSDGTYLAPHLLDFAVFHYDQDGKVLGKLDTTAPGDADHKIQTWPFTAIRHADGHTLVCCTHGNRVVDFDASGKIVWTLTNNDLPGDWLQDPCGAQVLPNGNVVITSYAAGRADPHAPKLFEVTREKKVVWQYVDGQKVGIHHFQIFTTNGEKLDGPVLK encoded by the coding sequence ATGATGCATCGTTTACCCCTGACTGCCCTGTTGCTGTGCTTGCTGGTGCAAGGAGCTGTTGCCCAGGAGATCACGCACCGATTTCTCGCTTGCGGTCAGCAGACATACATCGTCAACACTGACGGAAAACCCGACTGGACCTGGCCGGCAGCCACCCGCGACGGCTACATGCTGGACGACGGTTCGATCCTGCTGACGCTCAGCAAATCCAAACGCTACAGCGGCGGAGCGGTCATCAAAATCAGTCCCGCCGGTGAGGAAAGCCTGATCTGGCAAGGCACGCAAAGCGAGATCAACAGCGCCCAGCCAACGGGCGACGACTCCTATGTCATTACTGAAGCAGGCGACGATCCCCGACTGCTGGAAGTCAGCGCCGCCGGCAAGATCGTGCGGGAGTTCCCGCTGGCCTGTCAGAAAACGAATCACCACATGCAGACGCGGATGGCGCGCAAGCTATCCGATGGCACTTACCTGGCGCCGCATCTGCTGGACTTCGCCGTGTTTCATTACGACCAGGACGGGAAAGTGCTGGGCAAGCTCGATACGACCGCTCCGGGCGACGCCGACCATAAAATTCAAACGTGGCCGTTCACCGCCATTCGACATGCAGACGGACACACGCTCGTCTGCTGCACGCACGGCAACCGTGTGGTCGACTTCGACGCCAGCGGCAAGATCGTCTGGACGTTGACCAACAACGATCTGCCCGGCGACTGGCTGCAGGATCCGTGCGGCGCCCAGGTGCTGCCCAACGGCAACGTCGTGATCACCAGTTACGCCGCCGGTCGAGCGGATCCTCACGCCCCGAAACTGTTCGAAGTGACGCGGGAGAAAAAGGTGGTGTGGCAATACGTCGACGGACAAAAAGTCGGCATCCATCACTTTCAAATCTTCACGACCAACGGCGAAAAACTTGACGGCCCGGTGCTGAAGTAA
- a CDS encoding AraC family transcriptional regulator: METSRSYGRDLLRGIALFARTRSNWSLLHQEMTIDVLLPEWMQESAIHGVIARVDTRTIEPLRRLGVPCVDVRCSRSFPGIPQVETDDQKVAALAFEHLWDRGFRRFAFCGFQFAHYSDARLRFFQKLVVAAGCPLSVYETPGRRDATLSSLEESGVIDAAAMSAWLKSLTSPTGLFVCNDIRGQQVLNACRTLDLAVPDDVAVIGVDDDDAVCPLSDPPLTSVRPDAERAGYRAAEILDAMMNGEPAPARVEYIPPTTVVQRMSTQVMAVEDREVARVCRFIREHACDGIDVNDVTEFTSLSRRQLERRFRTELNRTLHEEITAARLTRVKQLLQETRMTLEQIAPLAGFSHKESLSAVFKRDLGETPGEYRRRIISHGE, translated from the coding sequence GTGGAGACCTCTCGTTCGTATGGACGCGACTTGTTACGCGGGATCGCCCTGTTCGCCCGCACGCGCAGCAACTGGTCGCTGCTTCACCAGGAAATGACGATCGACGTGCTGCTGCCGGAGTGGATGCAGGAGTCGGCGATCCACGGCGTGATCGCGCGCGTCGACACCCGCACCATTGAACCGCTGCGTCGGTTAGGCGTCCCCTGTGTCGACGTCCGCTGCAGCCGAAGCTTTCCTGGCATTCCTCAGGTGGAAACGGACGATCAAAAGGTGGCCGCACTGGCGTTTGAACATCTTTGGGATCGTGGGTTCCGTCGCTTCGCCTTTTGCGGTTTCCAGTTCGCGCATTACTCCGACGCCCGCCTGCGATTCTTCCAGAAACTGGTCGTCGCTGCGGGCTGTCCTTTGTCTGTTTACGAAACGCCAGGCCGGCGGGACGCGACGTTGTCGAGCCTGGAAGAGTCCGGCGTGATTGACGCGGCGGCGATGTCCGCCTGGCTGAAATCGCTAACCTCGCCCACGGGGCTTTTTGTCTGCAACGATATTCGCGGACAACAAGTGTTGAACGCTTGCCGGACACTGGACCTGGCCGTGCCCGACGACGTGGCTGTGATTGGGGTGGACGACGACGACGCTGTTTGTCCGCTGAGCGATCCGCCTTTGACCAGTGTTCGGCCGGACGCAGAACGGGCCGGTTACCGGGCGGCCGAAATCCTCGACGCCATGATGAATGGAGAACCCGCCCCCGCACGGGTCGAATACATTCCGCCCACAACCGTCGTCCAGCGAATGTCGACCCAGGTCATGGCGGTGGAAGATCGCGAAGTGGCCCGGGTCTGTCGATTCATCCGCGAACACGCCTGCGACGGCATCGATGTGAACGATGTCACCGAGTTCACTTCCTTGTCGCGCCGGCAACTGGAGCGGCGTTTCCGCACCGAATTGAACCGCACCCTGCATGAAGAGATCACCGCGGCGCGACTAACCCGCGTCAAACAGTTGCTCCAGGAAACCCGAATGACGCTCGAACAGATTGCCCCTTTGGCCGGATTCAGTCACAAGGAAAGCCTCAGCGCCGTCTTCAAGCGGGACCTGGGCGAGACGCCTGGAGAATACCGTCGAAGAATTATTTCCCACGGGGAGTAA
- a CDS encoding aldo/keto reductase, translating to METRRLGRTELEISVLSIGGLYTSSLAGGIAETQRILRQAVALGVNAVDTAPAYADSEKTIGQAIAGIDAPLVVTTKLGGRPQPFDPQDFHGLRHSVDESLRLLGRDHIDILMVHEPDRPQQYPWWTRYDPLAGPVLELLDELKAAGKIRYTGLAGTTVTELTSLVKSNRFDVVLTAFNYNVLYREAAESVIPAAVENDMGIVLGSALGQGFLTRRADAEVKEKPVWLAPSRQRQLLAYYDLLDQSGIAPAELCLRFAIDCPEITTIPIGCKTADHLQAAVAAVAKGPLPPDVVERLDQIAAMVPARPYEEPMILPFGKNYFGPGIANMGAAVQVGHLKLEQAEGILRHASPQEQIP from the coding sequence ATGGAAACACGAAGACTCGGTCGCACTGAACTGGAGATCAGCGTCCTTTCGATTGGCGGACTTTATACGTCGTCGCTGGCTGGCGGAATCGCCGAAACGCAGCGCATTCTGCGGCAGGCCGTAGCGCTGGGGGTCAACGCCGTGGATACGGCGCCCGCTTATGCCGACAGCGAAAAAACCATCGGCCAGGCAATCGCCGGAATCGACGCGCCGCTGGTAGTCACGACCAAACTCGGCGGACGGCCCCAGCCTTTTGATCCCCAGGACTTCCATGGCCTGCGTCATTCGGTCGACGAAAGCCTGCGGCTGCTCGGTCGCGATCATATCGACATTCTGATGGTGCATGAACCCGACCGACCGCAACAGTATCCCTGGTGGACCCGCTACGATCCGCTGGCAGGGCCCGTGCTGGAACTGCTGGATGAACTCAAGGCCGCGGGAAAAATCCGCTACACGGGGCTGGCGGGAACGACCGTCACGGAATTGACCTCGCTGGTCAAAAGCAATCGCTTCGATGTGGTGCTGACCGCCTTTAACTACAACGTTCTCTATCGCGAAGCGGCGGAATCCGTCATCCCGGCCGCGGTCGAGAACGACATGGGCATCGTGCTGGGATCCGCACTGGGCCAGGGCTTTCTCACCCGCAGAGCGGACGCAGAGGTCAAGGAGAAGCCCGTCTGGCTGGCGCCGTCGCGGCAGCGGCAGCTGCTGGCCTACTATGATTTGTTGGACCAGTCGGGCATCGCCCCCGCCGAACTCTGTCTGCGGTTTGCGATCGATTGCCCGGAAATTACAACGATCCCAATCGGCTGTAAAACGGCCGATCACCTGCAGGCGGCGGTCGCCGCCGTCGCGAAAGGACCGCTGCCGCCGGACGTTGTCGAACGGCTCGATCAGATCGCGGCCATGGTTCCGGCTCGTCCTTATGAAGAACCGATGATCCTCCCCTTCGGCAAAAATTACTTTGGTCCCGGCATTGCCAATATGGGCGCCGCTGTGCAGGTCGGGCATCTGAAGTTAGAGCAGGCTGAGGGAATCCTCCGACACGCTTCTCCCCAGGAACAAATCCCATGA
- a CDS encoding sulfatase-like hydrolase/transferase, with protein MKYPRHLLTLLLFLLLGVPGAALARQPNVVILLTDDQGTLDANCFGSHDLKTPHIDRLAATGVRFTRAYAHMVCCPARAALLTGRHPQRGGVNFWTQGAMNAKNGINMALSERTLAEELQAAGYRTALFGKWHLGAHPDFGPTRQGFDEFFGIRSGFIDNYRHYFLHQKGFHDLYEGAKEIQAPGQYFPEMMVQRSMAFIEENRDRPFFLYTSFNLPHYPEQPLPQFEELYRDLPDPARRSYAAVISTVDHYIGQITEKLESLGIRDDTIVILLSDNGHSEEITNRIRFDDHNSGLPKDHFYGASGGGNTGKWIGHKAQFLEGGVRTPAILSYPAGLPQGESRDQAVTAMDWFPTVQELCGIEPADDDPPLDGRSVLPLIRNADAGSRHPVLYWGWSQSWAVCEGSWKLIAIHNARSDAHRYTLHNLDEEHPEVKDHAAEQPQIVARLQQLHTAWEKEVTP; from the coding sequence ATGAAATACCCCCGACACCTTTTGACGCTGCTCCTGTTCTTGCTCCTGGGGGTTCCCGGCGCTGCTTTGGCCCGGCAACCGAACGTCGTCATCCTGTTGACGGACGATCAGGGAACGCTGGATGCCAACTGCTTTGGATCGCACGACCTGAAGACGCCCCATATCGACCGTCTGGCCGCCACCGGCGTGCGGTTCACCCGGGCGTATGCGCACATGGTCTGCTGTCCCGCACGGGCGGCCTTGCTGACCGGCCGACATCCGCAGCGGGGCGGCGTGAATTTCTGGACGCAGGGGGCCATGAACGCCAAGAACGGGATCAACATGGCGCTTTCGGAACGGACGCTTGCCGAGGAGCTCCAGGCCGCCGGTTACCGTACCGCCCTCTTCGGGAAATGGCATCTGGGGGCGCATCCCGACTTTGGCCCGACCCGACAGGGGTTCGACGAGTTCTTTGGAATCCGCAGCGGTTTCATCGACAACTACCGCCACTATTTCCTGCATCAGAAAGGCTTCCACGATCTGTATGAAGGCGCCAAAGAGATCCAGGCCCCGGGCCAGTACTTTCCCGAGATGATGGTGCAGCGCAGCATGGCCTTTATCGAAGAGAATCGCGACCGGCCGTTCTTCCTGTATACGTCATTCAACCTGCCGCACTATCCCGAGCAGCCGCTGCCCCAGTTCGAAGAACTTTACCGGGACCTGCCCGACCCGGCCCGGCGTTCCTATGCGGCCGTGATCAGCACCGTCGATCACTACATCGGCCAGATTACGGAGAAGCTCGAGTCGCTCGGCATTCGCGACGACACGATCGTAATTCTGCTGAGCGACAACGGTCACTCTGAAGAAATCACCAATCGCATTCGCTTCGATGACCATAACAGCGGTCTGCCAAAAGACCACTTTTACGGCGCCAGCGGCGGCGGCAATACGGGCAAGTGGATCGGCCATAAAGCGCAGTTTCTCGAAGGCGGCGTCCGCACGCCTGCGATCCTCAGTTACCCGGCCGGCCTGCCGCAGGGAGAATCCCGCGACCAGGCGGTCACCGCGATGGACTGGTTTCCCACGGTGCAGGAGCTCTGCGGAATCGAACCTGCGGACGACGACCCGCCGCTGGACGGACGCAGCGTGTTGCCTTTGATTCGGAACGCCGACGCTGGCTCCCGTCACCCGGTTCTGTACTGGGGCTGGTCCCAAAGCTGGGCCGTGTGCGAAGGATCGTGGAAGCTGATTGCCATCCACAACGCCCGCTCCGACGCGCATCGGTATACGCTGCACAACCTGGACGAGGAGCATCCCGAAGTCAAAGACCACGCGGCCGAGCAGCCCCAGATTGTCGCCCGGCTGCAGCAGCTCCATACCGCCTGGGAGAAAGAGGTAACGCCATGA
- a CDS encoding DUF1501 domain-containing protein → MLSQCAVGFGALALAALQSDRAFSGEDASPAATRRAGHGPHHQVRAKNVIFLYMDGGPSQVDTFDPKPMLDKYNGKDPGEFFQVEPTQFNNNGTVLASPWKFQQHGESGIPVSELFPHVAQCVDELAVVRSMTSNFPEHTFANYFLHTGSGLQGRPSMGAWVNYGLGSECKNLPGFVVLNGGLIPPGGLDCFGSGFLPASYQGSVFKPSGSGVANITPSEAVPQRQRDKLDLINQLDGLATPQFGQHDSLESAVQNYELAYAMQMAVPEVMSLADEPAPLQRMYGMESAFEPTRIYASQCLIARRMVEQGVRFIELTCPKVGGDRWDQHANLKSGHENNARAVDQPIAALLKDLRQRGLLDETLVVWAGEFGRTPFAQGKNGRDHNPFGFTVWLAGGGVKPGMIYGATDEWGYKAIENRAEIHDLHATMLHLLGVDHQRSTYRFSGRDMRLTDVHGHVIHDIIG, encoded by the coding sequence ATGCTGTCCCAGTGCGCCGTCGGATTTGGCGCCCTGGCGCTGGCGGCGCTGCAATCGGATCGGGCTTTCTCAGGCGAGGACGCCAGCCCCGCTGCGACTCGACGCGCGGGCCATGGACCGCATCACCAGGTCCGCGCCAAGAACGTCATTTTTCTGTATATGGATGGCGGTCCCTCCCAGGTCGATACGTTCGACCCCAAGCCGATGCTTGACAAGTACAACGGCAAGGATCCGGGCGAGTTCTTCCAGGTGGAGCCGACGCAGTTCAATAACAACGGAACGGTCCTGGCCAGTCCCTGGAAGTTCCAGCAGCACGGCGAATCCGGCATCCCAGTGAGCGAGCTGTTCCCCCATGTGGCGCAGTGCGTTGATGAGCTGGCCGTCGTTCGCTCGATGACCTCGAATTTTCCTGAACACACCTTCGCCAACTATTTCCTCCACACCGGAAGCGGCCTGCAGGGCCGTCCCAGCATGGGCGCCTGGGTCAATTATGGACTCGGCAGCGAGTGCAAGAACCTGCCTGGCTTTGTGGTTCTCAACGGCGGGTTGATTCCGCCGGGTGGACTCGACTGCTTTGGCAGCGGATTCCTGCCCGCCAGTTACCAGGGCTCCGTGTTCAAGCCTTCGGGCTCCGGAGTGGCGAACATCACGCCGTCCGAAGCGGTTCCGCAAAGGCAGCGGGACAAGCTCGACCTGATCAACCAGCTTGACGGTCTGGCCACGCCGCAGTTCGGCCAGCACGACAGCCTGGAGTCGGCCGTGCAGAACTATGAGCTGGCCTACGCCATGCAGATGGCTGTGCCCGAAGTCATGTCGCTGGCCGACGAACCGGCGCCCCTGCAGCGAATGTACGGGATGGAATCTGCTTTCGAACCGACCCGCATCTATGCATCGCAGTGCCTGATCGCACGACGCATGGTGGAGCAGGGAGTCCGCTTTATCGAATTGACCTGCCCGAAAGTCGGCGGAGATCGCTGGGACCAGCACGCGAATCTGAAGTCCGGCCACGAGAACAATGCAAGGGCGGTCGACCAGCCGATCGCCGCCCTGCTCAAGGATCTCCGGCAGCGGGGCCTGCTGGACGAAACGCTGGTGGTCTGGGCGGGCGAGTTTGGCCGCACGCCTTTCGCCCAGGGGAAGAACGGCCGGGATCATAACCCGTTTGGCTTCACCGTCTGGCTGGCCGGCGGCGGCGTAAAGCCCGGCATGATTTATGGCGCCACTGATGAGTGGGGCTACAAGGCGATCGAGAACCGGGCCGAAATCCACGACCTGCATGCGACCATGCTGCACCTGCTGGGCGTCGATCATCAGCGATCCACCTATCGCTTCAGCGGGCGGGACATGCGTCTGACGGACGTTCATGGCCACGTCATTCACGATATCATCGGCTGA
- a CDS encoding PSD1 and planctomycete cytochrome C domain-containing protein, translated as MRFLLIVALMPVMLALFAGESTHAVAAEPTSEQLDFFEKKVRPLLARHCYACHSVKADRLEAKLLLDSRAALLRGGDSGAAIVPGDAENSLLIEAVRYQSFEMPPQGKLADRDIATLIRWVEMGAPWPKEAAPTVAADQKAFDLNARKSEFWVWQPITSPEPPQVKDVAWPRNEVDRFILARLEQAGLKPAGDADRTALLRRLYFDLIGLPPTPVEVEAFLADKDPEAFERVVDRLLESPHFGERWGRHWLDLVRYAESRGHEFDNDTPNAFQYRDYVIRALNADLPYDQFVREQIAGDLLAEPRRHPTQHFNESVLGTGFWFLGEWVHSPVDIRKDEADRFDNMLDVMSKTFLGVTVACARCHDHKFDAISTNDYYALSGFLQGSDYRQVRFESREQNRQVAGQLARVDARYQRQILELLESQDIRPPAQTSFLMDEAILVDYGNLPQSQYLQDGFLFGQAPQHAGRAYLEGGAQGGVKVATFGAAVSDPIWAGLESVSEGVMQDRSSLARIPSSGRMLRSPTFELKHDQVQVLVEGAGHVIACVDSHRLVAGPLHKQTIRQIQAGERWVTLDLARYVGHRLHLEFVPAADAQLSVRMATQGLDAAGLAELDRKLAALDQQYAAYAQDAEVVLHGASQIEERVFADFESGTYDGWTVTGDAFGEVPQTLQTIGRYQGRINGQGKFFVNSHNIRPGGDVRGGDSLTGTLTSSEFAIDFDAIEFLVGGGAHRGETCVNLLVEGKVVLSATGRNNNQMSTSRWDVRPYRGKQARIQVVDNHTGGWGNIGIDHVVFQQAATAADGDAGPHRLVRAWRQEREQLAARIQRRSRLAPAMLDGTGEDEHVLIRGNSSQPGKLEPRHFLTAVSGDSPLPIRSGSGRLELAEQINDPANPLTSRVIVNRIWHHLMGRGIVPTVDDLGFLGQRPTHPELLDHLATRFQADGRSIKRMIRYLVLSRTWQMSSKPDKSAVGADPKNLLWRHRPPQRLQGEAIRDALLAVSGRLDRTAGGAPAPIYLTPFMDGRGRPRTSGPLDGDGRRSIYIAVRRNFLSPFMLTFDTPAPFSSMGRRNVSNVPAQALILLNDPLVVELARSWAERAIQSVPASVSDGVAQRVAWMYLCGFGRQPTAQESQAAVAFLASQASARGVTTEDLDLWADFAHVLVNTKEFIFLR; from the coding sequence ATGCGATTCCTTCTAATTGTCGCCCTGATGCCTGTGATGCTGGCCCTGTTTGCGGGCGAGTCAACGCACGCTGTCGCGGCGGAGCCCACAAGCGAGCAGCTGGATTTCTTCGAGAAAAAAGTGCGGCCGCTGCTGGCCAGACACTGTTACGCGTGCCACAGCGTAAAGGCGGATCGGCTGGAAGCGAAGCTGCTGCTCGACAGTCGCGCCGCCCTGTTGCGAGGCGGCGACTCCGGCGCGGCGATTGTACCGGGGGACGCTGAAAACAGCTTGTTGATCGAAGCGGTCCGTTACCAGTCGTTCGAGATGCCTCCCCAGGGCAAGCTGGCGGATCGTGACATCGCCACGCTGATCCGCTGGGTCGAAATGGGAGCCCCGTGGCCGAAGGAAGCTGCACCCACGGTTGCTGCGGACCAGAAAGCGTTTGATCTGAACGCGCGCAAATCGGAGTTCTGGGTCTGGCAGCCGATCACCTCTCCCGAACCGCCCCAAGTCAAAGACGTCGCCTGGCCCCGCAACGAAGTCGATCGCTTCATTCTGGCCCGTTTGGAGCAGGCAGGGCTGAAACCGGCTGGAGACGCCGATCGGACGGCCCTGCTGCGTCGACTCTACTTTGACCTGATCGGATTGCCGCCCACGCCTGTAGAAGTGGAAGCTTTCCTTGCCGACAAAGACCCGGAGGCTTTCGAACGCGTGGTGGATCGACTGCTGGAATCGCCCCACTTTGGCGAGCGCTGGGGGCGGCACTGGCTGGATCTGGTGCGCTACGCGGAATCGCGCGGGCACGAGTTTGATAACGATACGCCCAACGCGTTTCAGTATCGCGATTACGTGATTCGGGCCTTGAACGCCGACCTGCCCTACGACCAGTTCGTGCGCGAACAGATCGCCGGAGACCTGCTCGCCGAACCCCGACGGCATCCGACGCAGCACTTCAACGAATCGGTGCTGGGGACGGGCTTTTGGTTCCTGGGCGAATGGGTGCACTCGCCCGTCGACATCCGCAAAGACGAAGCCGATCGCTTTGACAACATGCTCGACGTCATGTCCAAGACGTTCCTCGGCGTCACGGTCGCCTGCGCCCGATGCCACGATCACAAGTTCGACGCCATTTCAACCAACGATTACTACGCGTTGTCCGGTTTCCTGCAGGGCAGCGACTATCGCCAGGTTCGCTTTGAATCAAGGGAGCAGAACCGTCAGGTCGCCGGGCAACTCGCCCGGGTCGACGCCCGGTATCAGCGGCAAATTCTGGAACTGCTGGAAAGCCAGGACATCCGGCCGCCTGCGCAAACCAGCTTCCTGATGGACGAAGCAATCCTGGTCGACTACGGCAACCTCCCGCAGAGCCAGTACCTGCAGGACGGTTTCCTCTTCGGCCAGGCCCCGCAACACGCGGGCCGAGCGTACCTGGAAGGCGGTGCGCAGGGCGGCGTGAAAGTGGCGACGTTCGGCGCCGCCGTCAGCGACCCGATCTGGGCGGGTTTGGAGTCTGTCTCCGAGGGCGTCATGCAGGACCGCAGTTCGCTCGCCAGGATTCCCAGCAGCGGTCGCATGCTCCGCTCTCCGACATTTGAACTGAAACACGACCAGGTTCAGGTTCTGGTGGAGGGCGCCGGCCATGTGATCGCCTGCGTCGATTCTCACCGACTGGTGGCGGGACCGTTGCACAAGCAGACCATCCGTCAGATCCAGGCGGGCGAACGCTGGGTCACGCTGGACCTGGCCAGATATGTCGGCCATCGCCTGCATTTGGAGTTTGTACCGGCGGCCGACGCGCAGTTGTCCGTCCGTATGGCGACCCAGGGGCTAGACGCCGCGGGGCTGGCGGAACTCGATCGAAAGCTGGCCGCGCTGGACCAGCAATACGCAGCCTACGCCCAGGACGCGGAAGTCGTGCTCCATGGCGCGAGTCAGATTGAAGAACGCGTCTTTGCCGACTTCGAGTCCGGCACGTACGACGGCTGGACCGTCACAGGCGATGCGTTCGGCGAAGTCCCCCAGACACTGCAGACGATCGGCCGTTACCAGGGGCGGATCAACGGCCAGGGAAAGTTCTTCGTCAACTCCCACAACATCCGTCCCGGCGGGGACGTGCGCGGCGGCGACAGCCTGACGGGAACGCTCACCTCGTCGGAGTTCGCCATCGACTTTGACGCTATCGAGTTTCTCGTCGGCGGTGGAGCCCATCGTGGAGAAACGTGCGTCAACCTGTTGGTCGAGGGGAAGGTCGTCCTGTCCGCAACCGGGCGAAACAACAATCAAATGTCGACCAGCCGCTGGGACGTCCGCCCTTACCGCGGCAAGCAGGCGAGGATCCAGGTCGTCGACAACCACACCGGCGGCTGGGGCAACATTGGCATCGATCATGTCGTATTCCAGCAAGCCGCAACCGCGGCGGACGGCGACGCGGGACCGCATCGCCTGGTACGCGCCTGGCGGCAGGAACGCGAACAGTTGGCCGCCCGGATCCAGCGCCGGTCGCGGCTGGCTCCGGCCATGCTGGACGGCACAGGAGAGGACGAACACGTGCTGATCCGCGGCAATTCCTCCCAGCCCGGCAAGCTCGAACCGCGGCACTTTCTGACGGCCGTTTCCGGCGATTCCCCGCTGCCCATTCGGTCGGGCAGCGGTCGGCTGGAACTGGCGGAGCAGATCAACGATCCGGCCAATCCTTTAACGTCGCGCGTGATCGTGAATCGTATCTGGCACCATTTGATGGGGCGGGGCATTGTGCCGACCGTCGACGACCTGGGCTTCCTTGGTCAGCGACCGACCCACCCGGAACTGCTGGATCACCTGGCCACCAGGTTCCAGGCGGACGGCCGCAGCATCAAACGGATGATCCGCTATCTGGTGCTGTCCCGCACCTGGCAAATGTCGAGCAAGCCGGACAAGTCGGCGGTGGGAGCCGATCCGAAGAACCTGCTGTGGCGCCACCGACCGCCCCAGCGACTGCAGGGGGAAGCCATTCGCGACGCCCTGCTGGCCGTGTCGGGACGCCTGGATCGCACTGCCGGCGGTGCGCCGGCGCCGATTTATCTGACGCCGTTCATGGATGGCCGCGGCCGTCCCAGGACGAGCGGCCCGCTGGACGGCGACGGACGGCGATCGATCTACATCGCCGTGCGGCGCAACTTCCTGTCGCCCTTCATGCTGACGTTCGACACGCCGGCGCCGTTCAGTTCGATGGGACGCCGCAATGTCTCCAACGTGCCGGCCCAGGCGCTGATTCTGCTCAACGATCCGCTGGTTGTGGAGCTCGCCCGCAGCTGGGCGGAACGGGCCATCCAGAGCGTTCCTGCGTCGGTTTCCGATGGCGTCGCGCAGCGTGTCGCCTGGATGTACCTGTGCGGGTTTGGTAGACAGCCGACCGCCCAAGAGAGCCAGGCAGCCGTCGCCTTCCTGGCGTCGCAGGCGTCGGCCCGCGGCGTCACAACGGAAGACCTGGATCTGTGGGCCGACTTCGCCCATGTTCTGGTGAACACCAAGGAGTTCATCTTTCTCCGCTGA